A genome region from Myxococcota bacterium includes the following:
- the uppP gene encoding undecaprenyl-diphosphatase UppP has protein sequence MDLIRASILGIVQGLTEYLPVSSSAHLALVPKILGWDIPENEAVVFNILVQMGTLVGVVSYFAKDLKAIAHAMIKDMLAGQPFKTADSRMGWYLGVATIPAGVAGLLVKPYIKEWFHSTRMIFAFLLVTAAILCVGELLARGKRTQIRLVDAILIGCAQILALMPGISRSGSTISMGVALQLSKAAAARFSFLMSIPVMLGAGILASRDLVAAPQILHEMLAPILVGALVAGVVGYLVIGWFLKFLTEHSLLWFAAYCGLVGITGLALC, from the coding sequence ATGGATTTGATTAGGGCCTCAATTTTAGGCATTGTGCAAGGCTTAACAGAATATTTGCCAGTGTCCTCGAGCGCGCACCTTGCTTTGGTGCCAAAAATACTGGGTTGGGATATCCCAGAAAACGAAGCGGTTGTTTTTAATATTTTGGTACAGATGGGAACGCTCGTGGGCGTAGTCTCTTATTTTGCTAAAGATTTAAAAGCGATTGCCCACGCAATGATTAAAGATATGCTGGCTGGTCAGCCATTTAAAACCGCTGATTCGCGTATGGGATGGTACTTGGGCGTCGCGACAATACCGGCGGGCGTTGCCGGTCTTTTGGTGAAGCCATATATTAAGGAATGGTTTCATTCCACGCGAATGATTTTCGCATTTCTTTTGGTAACCGCCGCAATTCTCTGCGTTGGCGAGCTTTTAGCCCGGGGTAAAAGAACTCAGATTCGGCTAGTCGACGCAATCTTAATAGGCTGCGCTCAAATACTTGCTTTAATGCCAGGCATTAGCCGATCCGGCTCGACCATCTCTATGGGCGTGGCGCTACAGCTCTCGAAGGCGGCTGCAGCGCGGTTTTCTTTTTTGATGTCGATTCCAGTGATGCTCGGCGCGGGTATATTGGCTTCGCGCGATTTGGTGGCGGCACCGCAGATCCTGCACGAGATGCTGGCACCAATTCTTGTGGGTGCATTGGTGGCCGGCGTCGTCGGATATTTGGTGATTGGCTGGTTCTTGAAATTTCTTACAGAACACAGTCTGCTGTGGTTTGCCGCATATTGTGGGCTGGTGGGCATTACCGGACTGGCGTTGTGCTGA
- a CDS encoding inorganic phosphate transporter, with protein sequence MDSTLIVLGVSLLVGFYMAWTIGASDVANAMGTSVGSHALTIKQAILVAAVFEFAGAFLVGGHVTNTIKQGIIDPLSFAGDPILFAWGMTGALLSTGIWLQVASAKGLPVSTTHSLIGALIGFGVVCRGPEAIQWQALGGIVLSWITAPILGGLLAWVVFFGIRKYVLDSKEPLVMTQRWAPWMLFVVVLVLVSLFLSPGLWWAAALFSGIGALVFAKSIKKITNYSKNRDDALARVERVFAWLQVITACFMALAHGSNDVSNAIGPVAAVISIVQNHHIVLSSSVPWWLLALGGAGIVLGLATYGRKVIETIGHSITEITPTRGFAAEFGAAFTVLVGSHFGLPLSTTQVLVGAIIGVGLARGIAGLNLIVVRKIISSWAVTIPATCIVSASLSWILRLFI encoded by the coding sequence ATGGATTCAACACTAATTGTTCTAGGCGTATCTTTGCTGGTCGGGTTTTACATGGCCTGGACCATCGGAGCGAGCGATGTCGCTAATGCTATGGGTACCAGCGTTGGTAGTCATGCGCTCACCATTAAACAGGCAATCTTAGTTGCAGCGGTATTCGAATTTGCAGGCGCTTTTTTGGTAGGCGGTCACGTGACCAACACCATTAAGCAAGGCATCATCGACCCGCTATCCTTTGCTGGGGATCCCATCTTATTTGCCTGGGGCATGACCGGTGCGCTGTTGTCCACGGGGATTTGGCTCCAGGTGGCGAGCGCCAAAGGTCTCCCTGTATCCACCACACATAGCTTAATCGGTGCGTTGATTGGCTTTGGCGTAGTTTGCCGCGGTCCTGAAGCTATTCAATGGCAGGCACTGGGCGGTATTGTTTTAAGCTGGATAACCGCGCCCATTCTCGGTGGTCTCTTAGCCTGGGTGGTATTTTTCGGTATTCGCAAATATGTGCTCGACTCCAAAGAGCCTTTGGTCATGACCCAACGTTGGGCGCCGTGGATGTTGTTTGTCGTGGTGCTCGTTTTAGTTTCATTGTTTTTGTCCCCTGGTCTTTGGTGGGCGGCTGCGTTATTTTCAGGCATCGGCGCGCTGGTTTTTGCGAAGAGCATTAAGAAAATCACCAACTATTCGAAGAACCGAGATGATGCGCTTGCCAGGGTTGAAAGGGTTTTCGCCTGGCTTCAAGTTATCACCGCCTGCTTTATGGCTCTTGCTCATGGCAGCAATGACGTTTCAAACGCCATCGGCCCTGTGGCAGCAGTGATAAGCATCGTTCAAAACCATCATATTGTATTGAGCTCCAGTGTCCCTTGGTGGCTGCTCGCATTGGGTGGGGCAGGGATCGTGCTCGGTCTTGCGACTTATGGGCGGAAAGTCATCGAGACGATTGGTCACAGCATCACAGAGATTACGCCAACGCGTGGCTTCGCAGCTGAATTCGGCGCTGCATTTACGGTATTGGTTGGCAGCCATTTCGGCCTGCCCCTATCCACCACTCAAGTGTTAGTCGGAGCCATCATCGGGGTAGGGCTCGCGCGCGGGATTGCAGGTTTAAATCTTATTGTGGTCAGGAAGATTATCAGCTCCTGGGCAGTGACGATTCCGGCAACCTGTATTGTATCGGCCAGCCTAAGCTGGATATTGAGATTGTTTATCTAA
- a CDS encoding matrixin family metalloprotease, whose amino-acid sequence MKQLYWDMNVIELSYTQHQIEKPLKEAMALWNAVPCNAFKLRIQQNSHHHVSIKKRGDWPHEPNALGMTIYTYIGVPAFIENIQIEINHAGRPWSATDYRNVLAHELGHALGLDHSADENSIMNAFGRLGLGDRELSADDIAGVCALAPQKRQGKGSGLKQTRTSHETGCQQTKASTDYALFAALMLILRAVVGRRAKPRRYVDAA is encoded by the coding sequence TTGAAGCAACTGTATTGGGATATGAATGTCATTGAGCTGTCTTATACGCAGCATCAAATTGAAAAGCCTTTAAAAGAAGCCATGGCTCTTTGGAATGCGGTGCCCTGTAATGCGTTTAAGCTTCGCATTCAGCAAAATAGCCATCACCATGTCTCCATCAAAAAACGGGGCGATTGGCCGCACGAGCCCAATGCCTTAGGAATGACCATCTACACTTATATAGGCGTTCCTGCATTTATTGAAAATATTCAAATCGAGATAAACCATGCCGGCAGGCCTTGGTCGGCTACGGATTATCGAAACGTATTAGCCCACGAGTTAGGTCATGCCTTGGGTTTGGATCATTCGGCAGATGAGAACTCAATCATGAACGCTTTTGGCCGCTTAGGCCTAGGCGACCGGGAGTTAAGCGCCGATGATATCGCCGGGGTATGTGCGTTAGCGCCGCAAAAGCGTCAGGGAAAAGGCTCGGGATTGAAACAAACCCGAACCTCGCATGAAACAGGTTGTCAGCAGACCAAAGCATCCACTGACTACGCGCTATTCGCAGCACTGATGCTTATTCTGCGGGCAGTTGTTGGACGGCGCGCAAAGCCTCGTCGATATGTCGATGCGGCATAA
- a CDS encoding cell division protein ZapA: protein MSVMSNNSGKRKVEVSLLGQRFQLRSDKSDEYLQGLANFVATKLEEIRKASRIASSHHIGMLLSLNLADQLFEKEQELERLKNSLESRAEEALREVQNVLAMLPESAPTEVRDDEV from the coding sequence ATGAGCGTTATGAGTAATAATAGCGGCAAACGCAAAGTCGAAGTTTCATTATTGGGACAGCGTTTTCAATTGCGTTCCGACAAGTCTGACGAATACCTACAAGGCCTGGCAAATTTTGTCGCCACGAAATTGGAAGAGATCCGCAAAGCGTCTAGAATCGCTTCGTCGCATCATATTGGCATGTTGCTATCCCTTAACTTGGCCGACCAGTTGTTTGAAAAAGAACAAGAGCTGGAGCGCTTAAAAAACAGCTTGGAATCCAGAGCTGAAGAAGCTCTAAGAGAAGTTCAAAATGTTTTAGCGATGCTTCCTGAAAGCGCGCCAACCGAAGTTCGGGATGACGAAGTTTAA
- a CDS encoding hotdog fold thioesterase, with amino-acid sequence MTNIEALRSLSPFNNWMKLQMEALEPGFAKIRLPWSDSLIGDPTVPRIHGGILASLIDATGGAACMSKLGPEDSISTIDLQVNYIEPGSPGDFVCDAHVVRVGGRIGVARMEVYSLGSNNEPKLVTVGTGTYNLIRR; translated from the coding sequence ATGACCAATATCGAGGCTTTGCGTAGTCTTTCACCGTTTAACAACTGGATGAAACTGCAGATGGAAGCTTTGGAGCCAGGATTTGCGAAGATTCGGCTGCCTTGGTCGGACTCTCTTATTGGTGATCCAACCGTCCCGCGCATTCATGGCGGCATTTTGGCGAGCTTAATTGACGCTACCGGCGGTGCGGCTTGTATGAGCAAATTGGGCCCGGAAGACAGTATTAGCACCATTGATTTGCAGGTTAATTACATTGAACCGGGTTCGCCAGGTGATTTTGTATGCGATGCGCATGTGGTGCGCGTCGGGGGACGAATCGGCGTGGCGAGAATGGAAGTGTATTCGTTGGGCAGTAATAATGAGCCTAAGTTAGTTACCGTAGGTACTGGCACTTATAATTTAATCCGACGATAA
- the lon gene encoding endopeptidase La has product MTSPKVGPEGPKVISLPTELPILPLRNSVFFPGAVMPLTIGRNKTIRLIEEATQEKSLLGIVTQRAPEIDDPTSDDLYTIGTVARIIKLARTGKDGFNIVVEGLARFRIEEYTQHEPFFTAKITPLPDEGTSDVEIEALSLNLRNTAREVIDLLPEIPVMAKQLLDSITAPGHLADLITANIDATIEEKQEVLEAVVLPKRLTKVLELLNRQFEVLKLSNKINSQVKGEMSKTQREYYLRQQLKAIKEELGDKEDDESGLEELEKRLKAAELPEDAEKASKRELKRMRNMQPNQAEYTVARTYLEWLAELPWKKSSKDNLDLEHARATLDADHYGLDKIKKRIIEYLAVRKLKNDMKGPILCFIGPPGVGKTSLGRSIATALGRKFHRISLGGVRDEAEIRGHRRTYIGALPGRIVQGMKKAGTNNPVFLLDEIDKLGHDFRGDPASALLEVLDPEQNNTFSDHYLDVPFDLSKVLFIATANQGEPIPAALKDRMEVIELPGYTFEEKLAIARTHLIPKQMLEHGISTDKIEIPEKTILQIAMNYTREAGVRNLEREIAAVCRSVAVEVVGNKDVDKQVITGEKLEKILGAEKYYNEIAERTSVPGVATGLAWTAAGGDLLFIEASRMGGKGSLILTGQLGDVMKESAQTALSWIRSHAMDFGLAGKIDEHFLEKTDVHVHFPAGAIPKDGPSAGVTIITALISLLTGRKTRSDTAMTGEVTLRGLVLPVGGIKEKVLAAHRAGIKNIIMPARCEKDLVDIPANVKSDIKFIFVKKVEEVLAFVLAKEKDKEKESKVQIIAQPEA; this is encoded by the coding sequence ATGACGTCTCCAAAAGTAGGGCCTGAAGGCCCCAAAGTCATCTCTTTGCCGACTGAACTTCCTATTTTACCTTTAAGAAATAGTGTGTTTTTTCCCGGGGCGGTCATGCCGCTCACCATTGGGCGCAACAAAACCATCCGGTTGATCGAAGAAGCAACCCAAGAAAAAAGCCTTTTGGGAATCGTCACGCAGCGCGCTCCAGAAATCGACGACCCGACTTCGGACGATCTCTACACCATCGGCACTGTGGCCCGCATCATCAAATTGGCGCGTACAGGTAAAGATGGCTTTAACATTGTCGTAGAAGGTCTCGCGCGCTTTCGCATCGAAGAATACACCCAGCATGAGCCATTTTTCACTGCCAAAATCACCCCCCTGCCCGATGAAGGCACTTCTGATGTTGAAATCGAAGCGCTGTCATTAAACCTTCGTAATACCGCGCGTGAAGTCATTGATTTGCTTCCCGAAATCCCAGTGATGGCTAAGCAACTGCTCGACTCTATCACGGCGCCAGGGCACTTAGCAGACCTCATCACCGCCAACATCGACGCCACCATCGAAGAAAAACAAGAAGTCCTAGAAGCTGTGGTATTGCCTAAGCGCCTAACCAAAGTGTTGGAGCTGCTCAATCGCCAATTCGAAGTCCTTAAGCTTTCAAATAAGATTAACTCCCAAGTTAAAGGCGAAATGAGCAAGACCCAGCGTGAATATTATTTACGCCAACAGCTCAAAGCCATTAAAGAAGAATTGGGCGACAAAGAAGATGACGAGTCTGGCCTCGAAGAGCTGGAAAAGCGCCTAAAAGCCGCTGAACTGCCAGAAGACGCCGAAAAAGCTTCGAAGCGCGAACTTAAACGCATGCGCAACATGCAGCCCAATCAAGCTGAGTACACCGTTGCCAGAACATATCTTGAATGGCTTGCCGAGCTTCCTTGGAAGAAAAGCAGCAAAGACAATCTCGATTTAGAGCACGCCAGAGCGACGCTCGATGCGGACCATTACGGCCTCGATAAAATCAAAAAGCGCATTATCGAGTATCTAGCCGTCCGCAAGCTCAAAAACGACATGAAAGGCCCGATCCTTTGCTTCATCGGCCCTCCAGGCGTCGGTAAAACTTCCTTGGGTCGCTCCATTGCGACAGCTTTGGGCCGCAAGTTCCACCGAATCTCCTTAGGCGGCGTGAGAGACGAGGCCGAAATCAGGGGCCACCGCCGTACCTACATTGGCGCCCTCCCCGGCCGCATCGTCCAAGGCATGAAAAAGGCCGGTACGAACAATCCGGTATTTCTGCTCGATGAAATCGACAAGCTAGGTCACGACTTCAGAGGTGACCCGGCATCGGCTCTGCTCGAAGTGCTAGACCCCGAACAGAATAATACGTTCAGCGACCACTACTTAGACGTACCCTTCGATCTATCGAAGGTGCTATTCATCGCGACGGCTAACCAGGGCGAGCCCATTCCTGCGGCTTTAAAAGACCGCATGGAAGTCATCGAGCTACCTGGCTATACCTTCGAAGAAAAGCTAGCGATTGCTAGAACGCATCTAATCCCCAAGCAAATGCTGGAGCACGGCATTTCGACAGACAAGATCGAAATTCCCGAAAAGACCATCCTACAAATCGCCATGAATTACACCCGTGAAGCGGGCGTGCGTAACTTAGAGCGGGAAATTGCCGCTGTTTGCCGCTCCGTTGCTGTGGAGGTAGTCGGCAACAAAGACGTGGATAAACAAGTCATCACTGGCGAAAAGCTGGAGAAGATCCTGGGCGCTGAGAAGTACTACAACGAAATCGCCGAAAGAACTTCCGTCCCCGGTGTGGCCACAGGTCTTGCCTGGACCGCTGCTGGCGGGGATTTATTGTTTATCGAAGCAAGCCGCATGGGCGGTAAAGGCTCGCTCATCTTAACCGGCCAATTGGGCGATGTAATGAAAGAGTCCGCTCAAACGGCGCTCAGCTGGATCAGAAGCCACGCCATGGATTTCGGCTTGGCTGGCAAAATCGATGAACATTTTCTCGAGAAAACAGACGTTCACGTGCACTTCCCCGCTGGCGCAATTCCTAAAGATGGCCCATCAGCTGGTGTAACGATTATCACCGCGCTTATCTCCCTCCTGACAGGCAGGAAGACTCGCTCGGACACAGCCATGACTGGGGAAGTCACTCTGCGCGGTTTGGTGTTGCCTGTGGGTGGCATCAAAGAAAAAGTTCTGGCGGCTCACCGTGCTGGCATTAAGAACATCATTATGCCCGCCAGATGCGAGAAAGACTTGGTGGATATTCCTGCGAACGTTAAATCGGATATCAAGTTTATTTTCGTGAAGAAAGTCGAAGAAGTCCTGGCATTCGTGCTGGCTAAAGAGAAAGACAAAGAAAAAGAATCCAAAGTCCAAATTATCGCTCAACCCGAAGCGTAG
- a CDS encoding 5-formyltetrahydrofolate cyclo-ligase, with product MTKLKLRFEILSRLRVLKPDIFTQAGFKLAEYLRPHSEEPIAIFRSFSDEIDTKLVVSHFPHVLLPDKDPYVYAQNILDAGVKYVYVPGLAFDDKCHRLGRGKGYYDRVISLLRQTAHCPQLIGLCLKFQLVASVPTEAHDQSVDKVISF from the coding sequence ATGACGAAGCTTAAACTTCGGTTCGAAATCTTGTCCCGTCTGCGCGTTTTGAAGCCAGATATTTTCACTCAGGCTGGCTTTAAATTAGCCGAATATCTAAGGCCACACTCTGAAGAGCCAATCGCTATATTTAGGAGTTTTTCTGACGAAATTGATACGAAGTTGGTTGTAAGCCATTTCCCCCACGTATTGCTACCGGACAAAGATCCGTATGTTTACGCGCAAAATATTCTAGATGCAGGCGTTAAGTATGTCTATGTGCCAGGGTTAGCATTTGACGACAAATGCCACCGTTTGGGCCGCGGAAAAGGTTATTACGACCGGGTGATTTCCCTGCTCCGGCAAACGGCACATTGCCCTCAACTAATAGGTTTATGCTTGAAATTTCAGTTGGTGGCTAGTGTGCCTACAGAAGCTCATGACCAATCGGTGGACAAAGTTATCAGCTTCTGA
- a CDS encoding peroxiredoxin: protein MTKAPNFALNDSKGNLVQLSSFLGKKTVVLFFYPKDNTSGCTAEACSFRDNYVGFKAYQAEILGISSDSEASHQDFGAKHNLPFPLLADTNGAVAKQYGLKAKLFGLIKDRATFVIDRDGIIRLAFSSQLMPHRHIDEALRAVQQLPAE from the coding sequence ATGACTAAAGCGCCTAACTTCGCCTTAAACGATTCCAAAGGAAATCTTGTCCAGCTTAGTTCCTTTCTAGGAAAAAAAACAGTCGTTTTGTTTTTCTACCCAAAAGATAATACGTCTGGTTGCACGGCAGAAGCCTGCTCATTCAGGGACAACTATGTGGGCTTTAAGGCATACCAGGCAGAAATTTTAGGCATCAGCAGCGATTCTGAAGCATCTCATCAAGATTTCGGTGCAAAGCACAATCTGCCCTTCCCTTTGCTTGCTGACACGAATGGCGCTGTCGCCAAACAGTATGGGTTAAAGGCTAAGCTTTTTGGGCTGATAAAAGATCGAGCGACCTTTGTGATTGACCGCGACGGCATTATTAGACTGGCTTTTTCATCTCAACTTATGCCGCATCGACATATCGACGAGGCTTTGCGCGCCGTCCAACAACTGCCCGCAGAATAA
- the tyrS gene encoding tyrosine--tRNA ligase, with translation MFISPEMEAEFKQKLSKNRPLIIKAGFDPTAPDLHLGHTVLLTAMRRFQDDGHRVVFLIGDFTTRIGDPTGKNVTRPPLSEEDILANTKTYERQVFKILDPQKTEVRFNSEWFMDMRVSDFIKIAAKYSVARMIERDDFSKRLEEGRPISMHEILYPLLQGYDSVALKADVELGGQDQLFNLLVGRDLMRHYGQEPQVVMTFPLLEGLDGHDKMSKSLGNYIGVEEEPGSQFGKLMSISDTLMWRYFELLSLKPKSDIEALKSAHPKDAKIALAMEIVTRFHGEPAAQEALQQFNSLFGSGKRSDIPEDAPTFKFDAALTLMQAIAGAELVPSNAEAKRLLKQGSVSLNGEREEDGQLSLTAGSYTLRVGKTRWAKIEVGSL, from the coding sequence ATGTTTATTAGTCCTGAAATGGAAGCTGAGTTTAAACAAAAACTTTCTAAAAATAGACCTTTAATCATCAAGGCAGGCTTTGACCCAACAGCGCCGGACTTGCATCTAGGGCATACGGTTTTGCTGACAGCCATGAGGCGCTTTCAGGATGATGGGCACCGGGTTGTATTCCTCATCGGTGATTTTACGACGCGCATTGGTGACCCTACCGGTAAGAATGTTACGCGTCCACCCTTAAGCGAAGAAGACATCTTAGCCAACACCAAAACTTATGAACGCCAAGTTTTCAAAATCTTGGACCCGCAAAAAACGGAAGTTAGGTTTAACTCCGAATGGTTCATGGACATGCGGGTCAGTGATTTTATTAAAATCGCCGCTAAGTATTCTGTGGCTCGCATGATTGAACGCGATGATTTCAGCAAACGCCTCGAAGAAGGCCGTCCGATTAGCATGCACGAGATATTGTATCCCCTGCTCCAGGGTTATGATTCGGTTGCCTTAAAAGCCGATGTTGAGTTGGGTGGACAAGACCAATTATTTAACTTGTTGGTAGGTAGAGATTTGATGCGTCACTACGGTCAAGAGCCGCAGGTGGTGATGACTTTCCCATTGCTGGAAGGTTTAGACGGTCATGATAAAATGTCTAAATCTTTGGGCAACTATATCGGTGTTGAAGAAGAGCCCGGCTCTCAGTTCGGCAAATTGATGAGCATTTCTGACACGCTCATGTGGCGCTATTTTGAGCTTTTGTCATTAAAGCCCAAGTCTGATATTGAGGCGCTCAAATCTGCTCACCCTAAAGACGCTAAGATTGCTTTGGCGATGGAGATCGTAACCCGCTTTCATGGCGAGCCAGCTGCCCAGGAAGCCCTACAACAATTTAACAGCTTATTTGGCAGCGGCAAACGCAGCGATATCCCCGAAGATGCGCCGACTTTTAAATTTGATGCGGCGCTCACGCTGATGCAGGCGATTGCAGGCGCAGAACTTGTGCCTTCTAATGCTGAGGCTAAACGTTTGTTGAAGCAAGGCAGTGTATCGTTAAATGGCGAGCGTGAGGAAGATGGTCAGTTATCATTGACTGCCGGCTCGTATACTCTACGAGTCGGTAAAACCAGATGGGCTAAAATTGAAGTAGGATCGTTATGA